The DNA sequence ATCCGGTCCTGATTGCCTCGCACATTATTGTAGCGTTGCAGCAGATCATTAGTCGGAACCGGCCACCCGCCAGTCCATCGGTGCTGTCGTTCGGGCGGTTCATCGCCGATGGTGTCACCAATGTCATTCCCAACGAGGTTACCATTCAGGGTACGTTCCGGTGCATGAACGAAGAGTGGCGGGCTGAAGGTAAAAAACGGATGGTGAAACTGGCCGAAGGAATTGCCGAAGCCATGGGCGGCAGCTGCGAATTCACCATCGTACACGGCTACCCGTATCTTAAAAACCACCCTGAGCTAACCCGGCGCGTGCGGACGCAGGCGGTTGAGTATATGGGTGCTGATAACGTAGTTGATCTTGATTTGTGGATGGCGGGCGAAGATTTTGCGTTTTACTCGCAGGTTGTCGACTCTTGTTTTTACCGGCTCGGAACCCGCAATGAAGCCCGTGGTATTGTATCGGGTGTGCACACGCCAACGTTTGATATTGACGAGGCTGCGCTGGAAACCGGTGCGGGGCTGATGAGCTGGCTGGCCGTCCGCGAATTGGCCGATATGCCTGCTTAACGTTCGTCGTTTATGACCACTGCCTTACTGAGACCATGAAAAATAACGGTTTCCTGCTGGTTTTTCTGCTGTCTGCCAGCGGTTTTGTTGCCAGCTGTAAAAAGACCAGCCAGGACTTCACGCCAGGGGCTGGCGATTCGCGCATTGTGGGCACTTGGCAGTTGGTCGAACGTCGCTTCTCCAAGGATTCGACGTATAAAACGCCTTATTACTCGACCCGCCCCGATACGATTATTACCAACCGGGATACGCTCTACACGACCCGCCCCGACACCAGCTACGTGCCGCGCGACACGTCTTTTTACGTAACGAAGCGCTACCCGACCCGGCCACCACAAACGCTCACGTTCGACGAAGCCGGTAACCTGTCGGCAAGCGGCTCCGAGATGACCTACTATTACCCGATCAAAAAATTCCGCGTCGAGACAACGCTGGTCGACAGCCTGGGGGTGACGCTGTACATTAACACCAACGGAGCCAACGTCCCCTTCCGACAGAAAGTAACATTCCTGCCGGATACGCTCATTCTGAGCCAACGCTGCGACCAGCCCTGTTATCTAAAACTGGCACGGGTACGGTAGCGACTCAACCTCTGCCGGTACCGCCCGGCGTCCCGGGCTGGGTTATTGCAAAAAATGCCGGTTAACATGGGTATATACCCAACGTTGACCGGCATTTTCTATTCTTGAATGTGCTTATCCCTGGACGTTATTCGACGTCAGTTTAGCACCCAGGTATTCGCGGTTCATGCGCGCGATATGATCGAGCGAGATCGACTTGGGGCACTCAACCGAACAGGCACCCGTGAAGGAGCAGGCACCAAAGCCTTCGGCATCCATTTGAGCAACCATCCGCTCGGCACGCTCGGTGCTTTCGGCCTGGCCCTGTGGCAGTACAGCCATGTGCGATACCTTGGCCGCCACGAACAGCATAGCCGACGCGTTTTTGCAGGCGGCTACGCAGGCACCACAGCCAATGCACTGGGCAGCATCCATCGCTTCATCGGCGATGCTGCGGGGGATGAGCGTTTCATTGGCGTCACGAGCTGAGCCCGTGTTAACCGACACGTACCCACCCGCCTGAATGACGCGGTCGAAAGCTGTCCGGTCGACCATCAGGTCTTTAATAACCGGAAACGCCCGCGAACGCCAGGGCTCAACCACAATCGTGTCGCCGTCGTTGAACGAGCGCATATGCAGCTGGCAAGTCGTTGCCCCCGTTTGCGGACCGTGCGCGCGGCCATTGATGTACATACTGCACGAACCACATATGCCTTCCCGGCAATCGTGGTCGAAGGCAATAATCTCTTCGCCCTTCTTGGTCAGTTCGCCGTTCAGCACATCGAACATCTCCAGAAACGACATATCGGGGGATATTTTATCCAGCTGATATTCAACCAGTTTACCCTCCGTATTATTATTTTTCTGTCTCCAGACCTTAAGATTGATTTTCATTTGTCAGTCAGTGAGTTAGAGAGTCAATCAGTTGATGAGCTTATGAGCGACCCGGTTTGTTCACCTTACGCACGGACCCACCAACTGACTGACTAATTAACTGTTATTTGTAGCTACGCTGGGTGAGTTTCACGTTTTCGAACTCGAGTGGCTCTTTGTTCAGCATTTCGGGCTGGTTTTCACCCTGAAACTGCCAGGCAGCTACGTAAGCGAAATTCGCGTCATCGCGCAGGGCCTCCCCTTCTTCGGTCTGAAACTCTTCGCGGAAGTGGCCACCACACGACTCGTTACGAGCCAGCGCGTCATCGACCATCAATTCGCCCAGTTCAATGAAGTCGGCAACCCGACCAGCATGTTCCAGCGACTGGTTCATCTCGTCGCCTTCGCCCGTTACCCGAACGTTGCTCCAGAACTCTTTTTTCAGGTCCTGAATCATTCCCTTGGCTTTCTTCAGACCCTCGGCATTGCGCGACATCCCGCAGTATTCCCACATGATATGACCCAGCCGCTTGTGGAAGCTATCGACCGGCTCGGTGCCTTTGATCGACAGGAACCGCTGCGTCATATTCGTCACGTTCTGCTCTGCTTCTTTAAAGGCAGGGCTGTCAACGGCTACTTTATCCGAAGGACCAATCGTAGCCAGGTAATCACCTACTGTATACGGAATCACGAAGTACCCATCGGCCAGGCCCTGCATCAGCGCTGAAGCACCCAGGCGGTTGGCTCCGTGGTCGGAGAAGTTCGCTTCACCCAGGGCGTAAAGACCCGGTACGGTAGTCATCAGGTTATAGTCGACCCACAAGCCACCCATGGTATAGTGAACGGCGGGGTAGATCATCATTGGCGTTTCGTATGGATTGTCGTCGACGATCTTTTCGTACATCTCGAACAGGTTACCATACTTGGCTTCGATCGTTTTCTTGCCGTCGCGCTTGATGGCATCGGCAAAGTCGAGGTATACCGCCAGACCCGTTGCAGCAACGCCCCGGCCTTCATCACAAACGTACTTGGCATTACGGGATGCTACGTCGCGGGGTACCAGGTTACCGAACGATGGGTAACGACGCTCCAGGAAGTAGTCACGCTGGTCTTCGGTCAGGTCGGTTGGCTTCAGCTGACCTTTCCGGATTTTCTCGGCATCTTCCTTGGTTTTAGGTACCCATACCCGACCATCGTTCCGTAACGACTCCGACATCAGCGTCAGCTTCGACTGGTAATCCCCTTTAACGGGAATACAGGTTGGGTGAATCTGGGTGTAGCAGGGATTAGCGAAGTACGCGCCCCGCTTGTGCGCCCGCCAGGCGGCCGTCACGTTCGAGTTCATCGCGTTCGTCGACAGGTAGAACACGTTGCCATAACCACCGGTGCAGAGCAGCACAGCGTGCGCCGAGTGCGACTCGATCTTTCCGGTAATCAGGTTCCGGGTAACGATCCCCCGGGCCTTGCCGCCTTCCACAACTACGTCCAGCAATTCAGTGCGGGTGATCAGTTTCACCTTGCCATTGGTCACCTGCCGGCTCAGGGCCGAATAGGCACCCAGCAGCAGCTGCTGGCCGGTCTGACCGCGGGCGTAGAAGGTGCGTGACACCTGCGCGCCCCCGAACGAACGGTTAGCCAGCAGGCCGCCGTACTCACGGGCAAATGGAACACCCTGCGCTACGCACTGGTCAATGATGTTGACACTGACTTCGGCCAGCCGGTACACGTTCCCTTCCCGGGCACGGTAGTCACCGCCTTTAATAGTATCGTAGAACAGACGGAACACGCTGTCGCCATCGTTCTGGTAGTTTTTAGCCGCGTTGATACCACCCTGAGCCGCAATGGAGTGAGCGCGCCGGGGGCTGTCGTGGAACGTGAATGCTTTTACGTTATAGCCCAGTTCGGCGAGTGAAGCAGCCGCCGATGCGCCGGCCAGACCTGTACCGACTACGATAATGTCGTACTTGCGCTTGTTAGCCGGGTTTACCAGCTTTAAGCCAAACTTATGCCGGGACCATTTTTCGGCCAGTGGTCCTTCGGGGATTTTGGACTCCAGTTTCATGAATTTACCATTCTAAAGAGTGAATGAGTGGAAGAGTTGATACGCAGCAAGGATCGGTCTGATCGGTGGCGATCAACGTCTTTCGCTCTTTAAATTATCCCGTGAACTTGCAAAAACACATAGATCGGCATGGCCGCGAAAGCAGCCGGGATGATCAACGCAAAGAAGTAACGACCTACGAATTCAATTACAGGCGTGTATTTCGTGTGCCGGATACCCAGCGATTGAAAGCCACTCTGGAACCCGTGGGCGAGGTGATAGCCAATGGCAACCATTGAAAGAACATACAGCAGTACATACCACCACTGCGAAAAAGCCTCCTTCACAACGGCGTACAGATCTTTATACTGCTTGCCATCGTACTCGGCCATTGGTACCGAGCCAAAGTGCATCTCGTACCAGAATGTGCGCATGTGAATGATGATGAACAGCAGCAGTATGGTGCCCAGAATACCCATGTTGCGGGACGACCAGGGGCTGTTGGCTTCTGGCCGGGAATAAGCATACTTAACCGGCCGCGAAGCCTGGTTGTGGCGCGTGAGCACCCAAGCCATTAAGGCGTGTACCAGAATAGAGGTGTAGAGCAGGTAAGAAACGGTAATAATGACTGGGTTGTGCGTCATGAAGTACGTGTACTCATTGAACGCCCGCCCATTATCGCCCTTAAATAACTGTAGATTGCCCGCCATGTGGACAATCAGAAATGAACTCAGAAACAGTCCCGTCAGCGACATAATGACCTTGCGGCCGAGGGAGCTGGATAGTGTTTGTGTTACCCAAGCCATAGGATGAACGACACGAAAATTTAGTGGTTAACCAATTGAGAAAAAGCCGGTTTAAACGGCGCATCAAAACTAAAGCACAAACCCGTTGGAAACAACATTAGTCAACTTTTTCAACGATTTTACGTCTAATTTAGAGGGCTGAAAAATTCAACAAATCACTCAATTCGCTAACAGCATGTGCATTTTTTTTGTTTGTTGATATCGGGTTATTTGCGCAGGCAGTGAGGCTACCGGAAACGCCTTTGGTGGTGACGTGCTGGCCCTGGCTTCGTTCTGCCTCCATCCTCTCTCCTTGACCCGAGCCAATTAACGGGCTTACTTTGCAGCCCCGACGGTACTTATCAATCGGTTTTACTACTATGAATGCATACGTTTTCCCCGGACAGGGCTCCCAGTTTCGTGGCATGGGCCAGGACTTATACCAGCAGTCGGAGCAAGCTCGTCAATTATTCGATCAGGCCAATGA is a window from the Spirosoma rigui genome containing:
- a CDS encoding succinate dehydrogenase/fumarate reductase iron-sulfur subunit, coding for MKINLKVWRQKNNNTEGKLVEYQLDKISPDMSFLEMFDVLNGELTKKGEEIIAFDHDCREGICGSCSMYINGRAHGPQTGATTCQLHMRSFNDGDTIVVEPWRSRAFPVIKDLMVDRTAFDRVIQAGGYVSVNTGSARDANETLIPRSIADEAMDAAQCIGCGACVAACKNASAMLFVAAKVSHMAVLPQGQAESTERAERMVAQMDAEGFGACSFTGACSVECPKSISLDHIARMNREYLGAKLTSNNVQG
- a CDS encoding fumarate reductase/succinate dehydrogenase flavoprotein subunit, which encodes MKLESKIPEGPLAEKWSRHKFGLKLVNPANKRKYDIIVVGTGLAGASAAASLAELGYNVKAFTFHDSPRRAHSIAAQGGINAAKNYQNDGDSVFRLFYDTIKGGDYRAREGNVYRLAEVSVNIIDQCVAQGVPFAREYGGLLANRSFGGAQVSRTFYARGQTGQQLLLGAYSALSRQVTNGKVKLITRTELLDVVVEGGKARGIVTRNLITGKIESHSAHAVLLCTGGYGNVFYLSTNAMNSNVTAAWRAHKRGAYFANPCYTQIHPTCIPVKGDYQSKLTLMSESLRNDGRVWVPKTKEDAEKIRKGQLKPTDLTEDQRDYFLERRYPSFGNLVPRDVASRNAKYVCDEGRGVAATGLAVYLDFADAIKRDGKKTIEAKYGNLFEMYEKIVDDNPYETPMMIYPAVHYTMGGLWVDYNLMTTVPGLYALGEANFSDHGANRLGASALMQGLADGYFVIPYTVGDYLATIGPSDKVAVDSPAFKEAEQNVTNMTQRFLSIKGTEPVDSFHKRLGHIMWEYCGMSRNAEGLKKAKGMIQDLKKEFWSNVRVTGEGDEMNQSLEHAGRVADFIELGELMVDDALARNESCGGHFREEFQTEEGEALRDDANFAYVAAWQFQGENQPEMLNKEPLEFENVKLTQRSYK
- a CDS encoding succinate dehydrogenase cytochrome b subunit, with translation MAWVTQTLSSSLGRKVIMSLTGLFLSSFLIVHMAGNLQLFKGDNGRAFNEYTYFMTHNPVIITVSYLLYTSILVHALMAWVLTRHNQASRPVKYAYSRPEANSPWSSRNMGILGTILLLFIIIHMRTFWYEMHFGSVPMAEYDGKQYKDLYAVVKEAFSQWWYVLLYVLSMVAIGYHLAHGFQSGFQSLGIRHTKYTPVIEFVGRYFFALIIPAAFAAMPIYVFLQVHGII